The following are encoded in a window of Caloenas nicobarica isolate bCalNic1 chromosome 32, bCalNic1.hap1, whole genome shotgun sequence genomic DNA:
- the LOC136000373 gene encoding olfactory receptor 14J1-like, which produces MSNSSSITQFLLLAFTDTRELQLLHFWLFLGIYLAALLGNGLIITTIACDQHLHTPMYFFLLNLALLDLGSISITVPKSMANSLWDTRVISYAGCAAQVFFLAFLFGAEYFLLTIMSYDCYVAICKPLHYGTLLGSRACVHMAAAAWATGFLNALLHTANTFSLPLCKGNALDQFFCEMPQVLNLSCSDFYLRELGLLVVSACLAFMCFVFIVLSYEQIFRAVLRIPSEQGRHKAFSTCLPHLAVVSLFVSTVMFAYLKPPSFSSPSLDLVVSVLYSVVPPAVNPLIYSMRNQELKDALRKLMAGFFSKSLNFPSSAYHS; this is translated from the coding sequence atgtccaacagcagctccatcacccagttcctcctcctggcattcacagacacacgggagctgcagctcttgcacttctggctcttcctgggcatctacctggctgccctcctgggcaacggcctcatcatcaccactatagcctgtgaccagcacctccacacccccatgtacttcttcctgctcaacctcgccctcctcgacctgggctccatctccatcactgtccccaaatccatggccaactctctgtgggataccagggtcatttcctatgcaggatgtgctgcccaggtcttctttttagctttcttatttggtgcagaatattttcttctcaccatcatgtcctatgactgctacgttgccatctgcaaacccctgcactacgggaccctcctgggcagcagagcttgtgtccacatggcagcagctgcctgggccactgggtttctcaatgctctgctgcacacggccaatacattttcactgccactgtgcaagggcaatgccctggaccagttcttctgtgaaatgccCCAGGTCCTCAAcctctcctgctcagacttctacctcagggaacttgggcttcttgtagtcagtgcctgtttagcttttatgtgttttgtgttcattgtgctgtcctatgagcagatcttcagggccgtgctgaggatcccctctgagcagggacggcacaaagccttttccacgtgcctccctcacctggctgtggtctccctgtttgtcagcactgtcatgtttgcctacctgaagcccccctccttctcctccccatccctggacctggtggtgtctgttctgtactcagtggtgcctccagcagtgaaccccctcatctacagcatgaggaaccaggagctcaaggatgccctgaggaaactgatggCTGGATTCTTTTCAAAGTCATTAAACTTCCCATCTTCTGCATATCACTCATGA